The following are encoded in a window of Amycolatopsis solani genomic DNA:
- the rocD gene encoding ornithine--oxo-acid transaminase: MTTFAGRETAAPSAASFIELDERWSTHNYHPLPVVIAEAAGASVTDVEGRSYLDFLSGYSAMNFGHRHPDLVAAAVEQLGRVTLTSRAFHHDQLGLFCQELAELTGTELVLPMNSGAEAVESAVKVARKWAHQVKGVPDGTAEIVVAGSNFHGRTTTIVSFSTDETARADFGPFTPGFVTVKYGDAAALRDAITPRTAAVLLEPVQGEAGVIVPPEGYFAEVRAACDEHGVLLIADEIQSGLARTGTVLALDHEGVRADVYTLGKALGGGILPVSAVVGRRDVLGVLKPGEHGSTFGGNPLACAVGRAVVRLLKTGEFQQRSTELGAHLHTRLTGLIGHGLSEVRGRGLWAGIDIAPGGPSGRDASQALAARGVLCKETHERTLRVAPPLVITREELDRGIDAIAEVIRP; this comes from the coding sequence ATGACGACGTTCGCCGGCCGGGAGACCGCCGCCCCCTCCGCCGCGAGCTTCATCGAGCTCGACGAGCGGTGGAGCACGCACAACTACCACCCGCTGCCCGTCGTGATCGCCGAAGCCGCGGGCGCCTCGGTGACCGACGTCGAGGGCCGGTCCTACCTCGACTTCCTCTCCGGGTATTCGGCCATGAACTTCGGCCACCGCCACCCGGACCTGGTCGCCGCCGCCGTCGAGCAGCTCGGCCGCGTCACGCTGACTTCGCGCGCGTTCCACCACGACCAGCTGGGCCTGTTCTGCCAGGAGCTGGCCGAGCTGACCGGCACCGAGCTGGTGCTGCCGATGAACTCCGGCGCCGAGGCCGTCGAGTCCGCGGTGAAGGTCGCCCGGAAGTGGGCGCACCAGGTCAAGGGCGTGCCGGACGGCACCGCCGAGATCGTTGTCGCCGGTTCGAACTTCCACGGCCGGACCACCACGATCGTGTCGTTCTCGACCGACGAGACCGCGCGCGCCGACTTCGGCCCGTTCACGCCCGGCTTCGTCACGGTGAAGTACGGCGACGCGGCCGCGCTGCGCGACGCGATCACCCCCCGCACCGCCGCCGTGCTGCTGGAACCCGTGCAGGGCGAGGCCGGCGTCATCGTGCCGCCGGAGGGCTACTTCGCGGAGGTCCGCGCCGCGTGCGACGAGCACGGCGTGCTGCTGATCGCCGACGAGATCCAGTCCGGCCTGGCCCGCACCGGCACCGTGCTCGCGCTGGACCACGAAGGCGTCCGCGCCGACGTGTACACCCTCGGCAAGGCCCTCGGCGGCGGCATCCTGCCGGTGTCGGCGGTGGTCGGCCGCCGCGACGTGCTGGGCGTGCTGAAGCCGGGCGAGCACGGCTCGACGTTCGGCGGCAACCCGCTGGCCTGCGCGGTCGGCCGCGCGGTGGTCCGCCTGCTGAAGACGGGCGAGTTCCAGCAGCGCTCCACCGAGCTGGGCGCCCACCTGCACACCCGGCTGACCGGGCTGATCGGGCACGGCCTGTCCGAGGTCCGCGGCCGCGGCCTGTGGGCGGGCATCGACATCGCCCCCGGCGGCCCCTCCGGCCGCGACGCCTCCCAGGCACTGGCGGCGCGGGGCGTGCTGTGCAAGGAGACGCACGAGCGCACGCTGCGCGTGGCGCCGCCGCTGGTGATCACCCGCGAGGAGCTGGACCGCGGCATCGACGCGATCGCCGAGGTCATCCGCCCCTGA
- the crcB gene encoding fluoride efflux transporter CrcB, with the protein MTLVLVALGGAAGSILRYLTDRRVQAWRDSPFPFGTLTVNVAGSFILGFLSGWLLHGAEPSSVRALVAVGFCGGLTTFSTFGYETVRLFLEKTRLYAVLNVLVTVAAGLTAGAAGLLLATVTFS; encoded by the coding sequence GTGACCCTCGTCCTGGTGGCCCTCGGCGGCGCCGCGGGTTCGATCCTGCGCTACCTGACCGACCGGCGGGTGCAGGCGTGGCGGGATTCGCCGTTCCCGTTCGGCACGCTCACCGTCAACGTCGCCGGCTCGTTCATCCTGGGCTTCCTCAGCGGCTGGCTCCTGCACGGCGCCGAACCGTCCTCCGTCCGGGCGCTGGTGGCGGTCGGCTTCTGCGGCGGCCTGACGACGTTCTCGACGTTCGGCTACGAGACGGTCCGGCTGTTCCTGGAGAAGACGCGGCTTTACGCGGTGCTCAACGTGCTGGTGACGGTGGCCGCGGGCCTGACCGCCGGGGCCGCCGGGCTGCTGCTGGCCACCGTCACCTTCTCGTAG
- a CDS encoding LLM class F420-dependent oxidoreductase: MTRWGLTIPLTGVPLAAHRELVEQLPDLGYTDAWTAETAGTDAFTPLVLASQWAPQLRLGTAIVPVYTRGPGLLAMQAATVAELAPGRFVLGIGASSPVIVSNWNAAPFEEPFARSRDTLRFLRSALAGEKVTEKYDTFAVSKFRLERPADPPPSIMLAALRPGMLRLAAREADGAITNWLAASDVPKVRSVIGPDAELAARIFVCPTEDAEAARGLGRMLISSYLTVPVYAAFHDWLGRGEALAPMHEAWAAGDRQKANQVIPDSVVDELVIHGSVESCREQVQSYVDNGLTTPIIALLPTGGDPFDQVRGLAPR, from the coding sequence ATGACCCGCTGGGGCCTGACGATTCCGCTGACCGGGGTGCCGCTGGCCGCGCACCGCGAACTGGTCGAGCAGCTGCCCGACCTCGGCTACACCGACGCGTGGACCGCGGAGACGGCCGGCACGGACGCCTTCACCCCGCTCGTGCTGGCCTCGCAGTGGGCGCCCCAGCTGCGGCTGGGCACGGCGATCGTGCCGGTGTACACCCGCGGCCCCGGCCTGCTGGCGATGCAGGCGGCGACGGTCGCGGAGCTGGCCCCCGGCCGGTTCGTCCTCGGCATCGGCGCGTCGTCGCCGGTGATCGTCTCGAACTGGAACGCGGCTCCCTTCGAGGAGCCGTTCGCGCGCTCGCGGGACACGCTGCGCTTCCTGCGTTCGGCGCTGGCGGGGGAGAAGGTCACCGAAAAGTACGACACGTTCGCCGTCTCGAAGTTCCGCCTGGAGCGCCCGGCCGACCCGCCGCCGTCGATCATGCTGGCGGCCCTGCGCCCCGGCATGCTGCGGCTGGCGGCCCGCGAGGCGGACGGCGCGATCACCAACTGGCTGGCGGCTTCGGACGTGCCCAAGGTGCGTTCGGTGATCGGCCCGGACGCCGAGCTGGCGGCCCGCATCTTCGTCTGCCCGACGGAGGACGCCGAGGCGGCGCGCGGCCTGGGGCGGATGCTGATCTCGAGCTACCTGACGGTCCCGGTCTACGCGGCCTTCCACGACTGGCTCGGCCGCGGCGAGGCACTGGCGCCGATGCACGAAGCGTGGGCGGCCGGCGACCGGCAGAAGGCCAACCAGGTGATCCCCGACTCGGTCGTGGACGAACTGGTGATCCACGGCAGCGTGGAGTCGTGCCGGGAGCAGGTCCAGTCCTATGTGGACAACGGGCTGACGACGCCGATCATCGCGCTGCTGCCCACCGGCGGGGACCCGTTCGACCAGGTGCGCGGCCTGGCTCCGCGCTGA
- a CDS encoding S9 family peptidase, protein MTDVDDLPFLRKQARTQRFTLGAPKEFRVAPDGSRVLFLRAESGTDPRHSLWSADLATGAETKLVDAAELLPGEEELPAEERARRERARETGGGVVHYGVDAAFTVAVFSLSGKLYTLDLASGEVTLRVEGSVIDPRPSPAGTHVAYVQDRRLHVLELATGEDRVLVEEDGEDIAWGLAEFIAAEEMDRTRGYWWAPDGRSVLAERSDRGPVPRWTIADPANPQRPANVVAYPAAGTTNALVSLAVLGLDGSRVDVEPGEWEYLASVHWSAGGAPLLAVQPRDQKRMDVLALDVADGSTSVVHTAADRHWIDIVGGVPAWTPDGRLVTEGMVDGDHRLFVGGEAVTPAGLQLRAVLDVGDEILFSASEADPTQIHVFRTEGSSVRRLSTVDGVHVGSGSAAITVLSSWSLDYSGPRVSVLRDGSPVASIASSTVDPEIVPNLTWLTLGERGLRAALLLPRGYEPSEGRLPVLLDPYGGPHAQRVLQSRNAFLTSQWLADQGFAVLVADGRGTPGRGAVWEREIHGRLADVTLQDQVDAVQAAAAAHPELDLERVAIRGWSYGGYLSALAVLRRPDVFHAAVAGAPVTDWSLYDTHYTERYLGTPQDDPESYAHNSLIESAAELSRALLIVHGLADDNVFVAHALRLSSALLAKGRPHVFLPLAGATHMTPQAEEVAENLMRTQVDWLLRELSAVAVEKENA, encoded by the coding sequence GTGACCGATGTCGACGACCTCCCGTTCCTCCGCAAGCAGGCCCGTACCCAGCGCTTCACCCTCGGTGCGCCGAAGGAGTTCCGGGTCGCCCCGGACGGCTCCCGCGTGCTGTTCCTGCGCGCGGAGTCGGGCACCGACCCCCGGCACAGCCTCTGGTCGGCGGACCTGGCGACCGGCGCCGAGACCAAGCTGGTCGACGCCGCCGAGCTGCTGCCCGGCGAGGAGGAGCTGCCCGCCGAGGAGCGGGCGCGCCGCGAGCGCGCCCGCGAGACCGGCGGCGGCGTCGTGCACTACGGCGTCGACGCGGCTTTCACGGTCGCGGTGTTCTCCCTCTCGGGCAAGCTCTACACGCTGGACCTCGCGTCCGGCGAGGTGACGCTGCGCGTCGAGGGTTCGGTCATCGACCCGCGGCCCAGCCCGGCCGGCACGCACGTCGCCTACGTCCAGGACCGGCGGCTGCACGTGCTGGAGCTGGCCACGGGCGAGGACCGCGTGCTGGTCGAGGAGGACGGCGAGGACATCGCCTGGGGGCTCGCCGAGTTCATCGCGGCCGAGGAGATGGACCGCACCCGCGGCTACTGGTGGGCGCCGGACGGCCGCAGCGTCCTGGCCGAGCGCTCGGACCGCGGCCCGGTGCCGCGCTGGACCATCGCCGACCCGGCCAACCCGCAGCGGCCGGCGAACGTCGTCGCCTACCCGGCCGCGGGCACCACGAACGCGCTCGTTTCGCTGGCGGTGCTCGGCCTGGACGGCTCCCGCGTCGACGTCGAGCCGGGGGAGTGGGAGTACCTGGCATCGGTGCACTGGTCGGCGGGCGGCGCGCCGCTGCTGGCCGTCCAGCCGCGCGACCAGAAGCGGATGGACGTCCTCGCGCTCGACGTCGCCGACGGCTCGACGTCGGTCGTGCACACCGCGGCCGACCGGCACTGGATCGACATCGTCGGCGGCGTGCCGGCGTGGACGCCGGACGGGCGCCTGGTCACCGAGGGCATGGTCGACGGCGACCACCGGCTGTTCGTCGGCGGCGAGGCCGTCACCCCGGCCGGGCTGCAGCTGCGCGCGGTGCTCGACGTCGGCGACGAGATCCTCTTCAGCGCGTCCGAGGCCGACCCGACGCAGATCCACGTCTTCCGGACCGAGGGCTCGTCGGTCCGCCGGTTGTCCACTGTGGATGGCGTGCACGTCGGGTCCGGGTCCGCGGCGATCACCGTGCTTTCGTCGTGGAGCCTGGATTACAGCGGCCCGCGCGTGTCCGTCCTGCGGGACGGCTCGCCGGTCGCGTCGATCGCGTCGTCCACTGTGGACCCCGAGATCGTGCCCAACCTGACCTGGCTGACGCTGGGCGAGCGCGGCCTTCGTGCGGCGCTGCTGCTGCCCCGCGGCTACGAGCCCAGCGAGGGCAGGCTGCCGGTGCTGCTCGACCCGTACGGCGGGCCGCACGCCCAGCGCGTGCTGCAGAGCCGCAACGCGTTCCTGACCTCGCAGTGGCTGGCCGACCAGGGCTTCGCGGTGCTCGTCGCGGACGGCCGCGGCACGCCCGGGCGCGGCGCGGTGTGGGAGCGCGAGATCCACGGCCGCCTCGCCGACGTCACGCTGCAGGACCAGGTGGACGCGGTGCAGGCGGCCGCGGCCGCGCACCCCGAGCTGGACCTCGAACGCGTCGCGATCCGCGGCTGGTCCTACGGCGGGTACCTGTCGGCGCTGGCCGTGCTGCGCCGCCCGGACGTGTTCCACGCGGCGGTCGCGGGCGCGCCGGTCACCGACTGGTCGCTGTACGACACGCACTACACCGAGCGTTACCTGGGGACGCCGCAGGACGACCCGGAAAGCTATGCGCACAACTCGCTGATCGAGAGCGCCGCGGAGCTGAGCCGCGCGCTGCTGATCGTGCACGGGCTGGCGGACGACAACGTGTTCGTCGCGCACGCGCTGCGGCTGTCGTCGGCGCTGCTGGCGAAGGGACGCCCGCACGTCTTCCTGCCGCTGGCGGGCGCGACCCACATGACGCCGCAGGCCGAAGAGGTCGCGGAGAACCTGATGCGCACGCAGGTGGACTGGCTGCTGCGCGAGCTTTCCGCCGTCGCCGTCGAGAAGGAGAACGCATGA
- a CDS encoding PPK2 family polyphosphate kinase, producing the protein MAKKDGGRRVRDALRIDGELPDPGSTPVGPGKKPKALEKLGSAGERLSSLQEALYAEGVGGGTRSVLLVLQGMDTSGKGGTVSHVLGLVNPMGVRYAGFKAPTPAERRHHYLWRIRKQLPSPGQIGVFDRSHYEDILVPRVTGLLTAAERRRRYAEINAFEEELAGAGTTVVKVFLHISPEEQLKRLKARLETPEKRWKYNPGDLEARSHWPAYQQAYADIFKKTSPWYAVPADHKWYRNWAVAELLIETLTELKPRFPEPDYDVAAELAKLKGVGVPE; encoded by the coding sequence ATGGCCAAAAAGGACGGCGGACGCCGGGTACGGGACGCGCTGCGCATCGACGGGGAGCTCCCGGACCCGGGCTCGACCCCGGTCGGACCCGGCAAGAAGCCCAAGGCACTGGAGAAGCTCGGCAGCGCGGGCGAACGGCTGTCGTCGCTGCAGGAGGCGCTCTACGCCGAGGGCGTCGGCGGCGGCACCCGCAGCGTCCTGCTCGTGCTGCAGGGCATGGACACCTCCGGCAAGGGCGGCACCGTCTCGCACGTGCTCGGCCTGGTCAACCCGATGGGCGTCCGCTACGCCGGGTTCAAGGCGCCGACACCCGCCGAGCGGCGGCACCACTACCTCTGGCGGATTCGCAAGCAGCTGCCCTCGCCCGGCCAGATCGGCGTCTTCGACCGCTCGCACTACGAGGACATCCTGGTCCCGCGCGTGACCGGGCTGCTGACCGCGGCCGAGCGGCGCCGCCGCTACGCCGAGATCAACGCCTTCGAGGAGGAGCTGGCCGGCGCGGGCACCACCGTCGTCAAGGTCTTCCTGCACATCTCGCCGGAGGAGCAGCTCAAGCGGCTCAAAGCGCGGCTGGAGACGCCGGAGAAGCGCTGGAAGTACAACCCGGGCGATCTCGAGGCGCGCTCGCACTGGCCCGCCTACCAGCAGGCCTACGCCGACATCTTCAAGAAGACGTCGCCCTGGTACGCGGTGCCGGCCGACCACAAGTGGTACCGGAACTGGGCCGTCGCGGAGCTGCTCATCGAGACGCTCACCGAGCTCAAGCCGCGGTTCCCGGAGCCGGACTACGACGTCGCCGCGGAACTGGCGAAGCTGAAGGGTGTTGGCGTACCGGAGTGA